ACTCCTGATCAGCTGCCAAAATAAAGAGCTGGTTACCCAGGAGCAATACAAACAGCTCCAGTTAAATATGTCCTATGAAGACGTCAAGAAAATTATGGGCAGTCCCGGAAAGGTAAAGAAGTTTCCAGGACAACCCTCCACAGAAACAACCTACGTCTGGCAACAAAAAGATTCTTCTTACCGCATTCTCGTAACGCTCAAAGATGGAAAAGTCGGCAGTCTAGTGGATATCAAGTGAAGCTCCAAAGACTGACACCCCTTACTTTTCCCAGCAATGACTGATAAAAAGATGGCGCTAGTCGTCCAGATTTCGGCTTCACCTTACGATACAGACTACGGCATGGCCTATGTTTACGGTTTTGATAAGGCCAAGAATTATTGTTTTTCTCTCTCAAGATTTCCTCATTCTGAGCATATTGAGGTGATGGTCGTTGACCAGTTAGTGAGTCACGTCGATGATTTGACAATATCTGTAACTCACAATTTGATGACAGCCACGTTAGATGAAAAGACGGCTTTATTCCTGGATGGATATCATCACTATGACCTTCACTTTGAATTGACTCCTCCAGAGATGACTTGCCTCATCAATAGCCTGCAGCAAATTTTTGCTGGGAAGTCAGGATTATCGATTGATATTCCTTGAAAAATGGGAGCGTTGGGCTGACACAACACTCCCATCTCCGAATTTGTATAGATGTAGAAAATGAGTAGATAGCCGCGCCAGATTAACCGTGACTAGCCTTCATCTGTTCGTAAGCCCAATCTAACCAAGGCGTCAAGGCTTCCAAATCTGCCGTATCGACTGTGGCTCCGCCCCAAATTCTCAGTCCTGGGGGCGCATCCCGATAAGACCCGATATCATAAGCAACCCCCTCCTTATCTAGCAAGGTCGCTAATTGCTTAGCTCCTTTGGCCTGATCTTCGGCAGAGAGAGCCGTATACCAAGGATCCACGATTTTAAGACAGATAGACGTATTGGAGCGGGTGGTCGGATCTACGGCAAGGAAATCCACCCAATCTGTGCGGTCAACCCAGTTAGTGATTGCGGTCAGGTTTGCTTGCGATCTCGCGATCAATGCTGAGACTCCACCCAGGCTCTCCGCCCATTTCAGCCCATCCAAAGCATCTTCCACACAGAGCATAGAAGGAGTGTTGATGGTTGAACCAGTGAAAATCGCTGCATTCAGCTTGCCTTTTTTCGTTAACTGAAAAATCTTAGGGAGTGGCCACGCGGGGCTATAGGACTCTAATCGCTCGACTGCCCGAGGGCTCAAAACCAACATGCCGTGGGCCGCTTCTCCGCCCATTACCTTTTGCCAGGACCAGGTCACCACATCCAGCTTGGTCCAGGGAATATCCATGGCAAAGGTGGCAGAAGTAGCATCCGCAATCGTGAGGCCCTGACGATTGTCTGCAATCCAGTCACCGTTGGGGACTTTGACCCCGGAGGTCGTACCGTTCCAAGTGAATACAATGTCGCGATCGCAATCCAGTTGCGACAAATCCGGCAAATGACCATATTCGGCTTTGGTAATCCGGCAATCCGGCAGTTTCAATTGCTTTTGTACATCCGTTACCCAGCCAGAGCCGAAGCTTTCCCAAGCCACCATCTCTACACCGCGAACCCCGAGAAGCGACCACATGGCAATTTCTACCGCACCCGTATCGGAGGCGGGGACAATGCCACAGACATAGTCTTCAGGAATGCCGAGGATAGATTTCGTCCGATCAATCACCTCTTTCAGGCGGGCCTTCCCTGGACCAGACCGATGGGAGCGGCCCACCAACGCATTATTCAGGGCTTCCAGACTCCAACCAGGGCGCTTGGAGCAAGGGCCTGAAGAAAAGTAGGGACGTTGGGGGCGTTGGCTAGGTTGGGACGTCATATCAAATTCCACGTTGGGGGTAGGACTATCGAAATGCAGCAGAACTTGAGTCGCTTGCCACAGGGGTTGCTAGAAGTAAATTAGTCTAAGCTGCTTCATCCGGGATCCAGCGTTCCGAATTATTTTTTTAAGATCCGGGAAGGCCCCACTAGGGCACTGGTAAACTTAAATCCTTCATTGGTCATATTCGGTTGATATCCTATGCCACCAGAGAATAGTCTTAAGGATCAACGTCATCCGCAACAAGATCGCGATCGCAACACTCTGAATCGCCTGCTACGGGAAGAGCCTAATGCGCTAAATTGGGCTGAGCTGGCCCGACTCCGCATTCGCTATGCCGGATTTCCAGGGAGTCGAGACATCCAAAAGGATCTGGATAAATTACTCGAAAATGGGATGTCACCGAAGACCAACTTTTGAGAAGACCCGCGAAATCCACGCCACTCAGAAAATTTACACCGTACGGACGAATAAAAAGAAGACTGGACCTAATGGCACAGCCCCTGAAGCTCTATCTCATTCGTCATGGAATTGCCGAAGAGCGACAGCCCCATCTCCCCGATCCGCAGCGGGCCTTAACCGCTAAAGGTCGACAGAAAACCCAGAAAGTGGCCCAGCGTTTGCAGGAGCTGGGCCTCCAGTTTGATGACTTGCAGACCAGTTCCCTAGTACGCGCCTATCAGACTGCCGAGATTCTTCAACACCAAGGGCTAGTCACGACTATCCATATCTCTGATTTATTACGTCCCGACGGCAACTGGCAAGAGTGGCTCCAATGGTTACAGAACTGGCGAAACCAAGGTTTGACTCGTTTAGCCTTGGTCGGACATGAACCGAATTTGAGCACATGGGCGGAGATTTTAGTCTGGGGGCAACCCCGTCGGCAACTGGTTTTGAAGAAGGCTGGTATGATTGGACTACTCCTGCCTGAGCACCACAACCCTGTAGGGCAAAGCACCCTGTTTTGGTTGACTGCTCCAAAATTGCTGTTTTAGAACCCATACCCTCCTTCGCTCTGCCCAGCTCCCCCTCAGTGCTTCCAGGCGGTCGGCGATCTATCCACCTTCATTTGAGAGACACTATGGTCGCTTGTGAATTTCAACCCGGTTTAGAAGGGATTCCTGCTGCTCAATCCCAGGTCAGCTTTGTGAATGGCCAAATCGGTCAGTTGGAGTATCGCGGTGTTCCCATTGAAGCCCTCGCAGACAACAGCAGCTTCCTGGAAACGGCCTATCTATTGATTTGGGGGGAATTTCCCAAATCAGATGATCTAGACGCCTTCCAAGAAGAAATCACCCACCATCGCCGCATCAAATATCGCATCCGGGACATGATGAAGTGTTTTCCCGAAAGCGGTCACCCGATGGATGCCCTCCAGGCGTCAGCCGCAGCTTTAGGCCTGTTCTATTCTCGCCGGGCTTTAGATGATCCCACTTATATTCGTCGGGCCGTGGTGCGATTACTGGCAAAAATCCCAACGATGGTGGCAGCCTTTGAGCATATTCGCAAAGGCAATGACCCGGTACGACCTCGGGATGATTTGAGCTATGCCGCCAACTTCCTCTACATGATGAATGAGCAGGAGCCGGATCCCTTTTTAGCCCAAATCTTTGACACCTGCTTGATCCTGCATGCCGAGCATACAATGAATGCCTCAACCTTCTCGGCTCGGGTCACCGCCTCCACCCTCACCGATCCCTATGCCATTGTGGCTTCAGCCGTGGGCACCTTAGCCGGGCCTTTACATGGTGGAGCCAACGAGGAAGTGATCACCATGCTGGCAGAGATCGGCTCAGTGGAGAATGTCCAGCCTTTCTTAGAAGAGAAGCTCACCACCAAATCTAAAATTATGGGATTTGGGCATCGAGTTTATAAAGTGAAGGATCCCAGAGCAAAGATCTTACAGAAATTAGCCGAACAATTGTTTGACAAAACCGGCGGCGATCCCTCCTATGAAATTGCCCTAGCGTTGGAAAAAGCAGTGGCCGAAAAACTGGGGAGTAAAGGGATTTATCCCAATGTTGATTTTTACTCCGGGCTGGTTTACCAAAAACTGGGAATTCCCACAGATTTATTTACCCCTATCTTTGCGATCGCAAGAGTGGCTGGCTGGTTAGCCCACTGGCGAGAACAGTTGGAAACGAACCGAATTTATCGCCCCAGCCAGGTTTATATCGGCGACCATAGTCTTGCTTATATCCCGCCAGAGAGCCGTTAGAACAGACATAGACTAGAATCAATCCTTTCCTTCAACCCTTAGGGAAATGGATGTCGGAGCATGAAGTTATTCTCCTAGAAACTCGCCTAGGCGTATATACTGGTTTAGGCATCAAGAAACTTTACAAATCATAAATTCAGTAAGAATGGGCGGCAATGAACCCAGGTATTGATCTTGAACAACGCTTTGTTGAAACTTTAATGGAATTGGGGTTAACCCCCGGTGTCGCCAAAACCATTTGGCTTCCGATCCCCATGTTGTTGATGATTATCGGCGCAACGGTGGGAGTCCTGGTTTCGGTTTGGCTAGAACGAAAAATTTCAGCGGCGGCTCAGCAACGGATTGGCCCCGAATATATCGGACCGCTGGGCATCCTAGCGCCAGTGGCAGACGGCATCAAACTCGTCTTTAAAGAAGACATTGTGCCAGCCAATACCGACCCCTGGCTTTTTACGTTAGGTCCCATCCTGGTCGTCATCCCTGTCTTTTTCTCCTATTTGATTGTCCCGTTTGGTCAGAACATTCTGATTACAGACCTAGGGATTGGCATCTTTTTCTGGATTGCCTTATCTAGCATTGCGCCAATCGGTCTGCTAATGGCGGGATATTCCTCCAATAACAAATACTCTTTGCTGGGTGGACTCCGAGCTGCAGCCCAATCCATCAGCTATGAAATCCCACTGGCCTTAGCAGTCTTGGCTGTGGTGATGATGTCCAACAGCCTCAGCACCATTGACATTGTTAACCAGCAATCAGGCTATGGCATCCTCGGCTGGAACGTTATTCGCCAGCCCATTGGGTTTATGTTGTTCTGGATTGCGGCCTTGGCGGAATGTGAGCGTCTCCCTTTTGACTTACCCGAAGCGGAAGAAGAATTGGTCGCCGGTTACCAAACCGAATATGCAGGCATGAAGTTTGCTCTGTTCTATTTGGGGTCCTACGTCAACCTCGTACTGTCCTCAATTTTGGTAGCGGTCCTCTACTTTGGCGGTTGGGACCTTCCTATTCCAGCAACCATGATTGCGGACTGGATTAATGTCGATCCCAACAATGCCATTTTTGAGTTAGTGACGGCTGGCCTAGGCTTGGTAATGACCCTGCTGAAAGCCTATTTCTTCCTGTTCCTAGCTATTTTGTTGCGCTGGACCGTTCCTCGCGTCCGTATTGACCAGCTTTTAGATTTTGGTTGGAAATTTTTACTGCCTGTGGGATTGGTGAATCTCCTTCTAACCGCCGGTCTGAAATTAGCGTTTCCTTTTGCCTTTGGTGGATAGGCACAAGGTAAATTTTCTAAACTTAAAACTAACGCCAGCCTTCATCTGCCGACATCTGAGAGTGAACATCCATGCTCAAGTTTCTGAATCAAGTCACCAGTTACGGAAAAGAATCTTTCCAAGCAGCTCGTTACATTGGCCAAGGTCTAGCCGTGACCTTCGACCATATGAAACGCCGTCCGATTACGGTGCAGTATCCCTATGAAAAGCTGATTCCTTCCGAGCGATTTCGCGGTCGCATTCACTTTGAATTTGACAAGTGCATTTCTTGCGAAGTCTGTGTTCGAGTATGCCCGATTAATCTGCCCGTAGTGGATTGGGAATTCAATAAGGAGATCAAGAAGAAGCAGCTCAAGCACTACAGTATTGACTTTGGGGTCTGTATTTTCTGTGCCAACTGTGTGGAATACTGTCCCACAAACTGTCTCTCGGTCACCGAAGAGTATGAGCTATCGACCTTCGATCGCCATGAGCTGAACTTCGATAACGTAGCGATGGGACGTTTACCCTACAAAGTGACGCAAGATCCAATGGTCACCCCCATTCGCGAGTTTGCTTACTTACCAGAATCAGAAATGGATGGTCATAACGTGGACCATATGGCACCCAGAGCTGGGCAAACCCCCGCCGAGATTGTAGCCAGCACACCGCAACCCGAAACCAAGGAGGGCTAATCAGTGAATCTTGCAGAAGGGGTTCAGCTCGTCTCCCTCATTCTCTTGTCTGTCATGATGCTTGGAGCTGCTTTGGGAGTGGTTCTTTTTGAAAGCATTGTTTACTCAGCGTTTACCCTAGGTGCAGTCTTTATAAGCATTGCGGGTCTCTACATTTTGCTGAATGCAGACTTCGTATCGGCGGCCCAAATCCTGATCTATGTGGGTGCGGTAAACGTCCTAATTCTGTTTGCGATCATGTTGGTCAATAAAACAGAAGACTTTAAACCCTTACCCAGACGCTGGATTCGCAAAGTTTCTACCGCTTTTGTGTCCTTGGCCCTGTTTACCCTGCTGGCAACCATGGTCCTGCAAACCAACTGGCCGGTGGATATGGCCCTCACACCTCCTGCTTCCTCTGTAGAAACTATTGGCATCCATTTCTTCACAGATTATTTGTTGCCCTTTGAATTGGCTTCTATTCTTTTGCTGATGGCCTTGGTCGGTGCAGTCGTCTTAGCCCGCCGGGAAACCATTATTGGTGAAGAAACCGCCATTGTGGGAGAAGAGCCAGCGCCAGTACTAGAATTACCAGAGCGCCCCAAAGAGCCTGTTGCTTAGCGCTGAATCCGTTTTTAAGTCTTGGAGAATTTTAGAGAATCCCTAT
The genomic region above belongs to Acaryochloris sp. CCMEE 5410 and contains:
- a CDS encoding citrate synthase, producing the protein MVACEFQPGLEGIPAAQSQVSFVNGQIGQLEYRGVPIEALADNSSFLETAYLLIWGEFPKSDDLDAFQEEITHHRRIKYRIRDMMKCFPESGHPMDALQASAAALGLFYSRRALDDPTYIRRAVVRLLAKIPTMVAAFEHIRKGNDPVRPRDDLSYAANFLYMMNEQEPDPFLAQIFDTCLILHAEHTMNASTFSARVTASTLTDPYAIVASAVGTLAGPLHGGANEEVITMLAEIGSVENVQPFLEEKLTTKSKIMGFGHRVYKVKDPRAKILQKLAEQLFDKTGGDPSYEIALALEKAVAEKLGSKGIYPNVDFYSGLVYQKLGIPTDLFTPIFAIARVAGWLAHWREQLETNRIYRPSQVYIGDHSLAYIPPESR
- a CDS encoding phosphoserine transaminase; its protein translation is MTSQPSQRPQRPYFSSGPCSKRPGWSLEALNNALVGRSHRSGPGKARLKEVIDRTKSILGIPEDYVCGIVPASDTGAVEIAMWSLLGVRGVEMVAWESFGSGWVTDVQKQLKLPDCRITKAEYGHLPDLSQLDCDRDIVFTWNGTTSGVKVPNGDWIADNRQGLTIADATSATFAMDIPWTKLDVVTWSWQKVMGGEAAHGMLVLSPRAVERLESYSPAWPLPKIFQLTKKGKLNAAIFTGSTINTPSMLCVEDALDGLKWAESLGGVSALIARSQANLTAITNWVDRTDWVDFLAVDPTTRSNTSICLKIVDPWYTALSAEDQAKGAKQLATLLDKEGVAYDIGSYRDAPPGLRIWGGATVDTADLEALTPWLDWAYEQMKASHG
- the ndhI gene encoding NAD(P)H-quinone oxidoreductase subunit I, producing the protein MLKFLNQVTSYGKESFQAARYIGQGLAVTFDHMKRRPITVQYPYEKLIPSERFRGRIHFEFDKCISCEVCVRVCPINLPVVDWEFNKEIKKKQLKHYSIDFGVCIFCANCVEYCPTNCLSVTEEYELSTFDRHELNFDNVAMGRLPYKVTQDPMVTPIREFAYLPESEMDGHNVDHMAPRAGQTPAEIVASTPQPETKEG
- the nuoH gene encoding NADH-quinone oxidoreductase subunit NuoH; the protein is MNPGIDLEQRFVETLMELGLTPGVAKTIWLPIPMLLMIIGATVGVLVSVWLERKISAAAQQRIGPEYIGPLGILAPVADGIKLVFKEDIVPANTDPWLFTLGPILVVIPVFFSYLIVPFGQNILITDLGIGIFFWIALSSIAPIGLLMAGYSSNNKYSLLGGLRAAAQSISYEIPLALAVLAVVMMSNSLSTIDIVNQQSGYGILGWNVIRQPIGFMLFWIAALAECERLPFDLPEAEEELVAGYQTEYAGMKFALFYLGSYVNLVLSSILVAVLYFGGWDLPIPATMIADWINVDPNNAIFELVTAGLGLVMTLLKAYFFLFLAILLRWTVPRVRIDQLLDFGWKFLLPVGLVNLLLTAGLKLAFPFAFGG
- a CDS encoding NADH-quinone oxidoreductase subunit J; protein product: MNLAEGVQLVSLILLSVMMLGAALGVVLFESIVYSAFTLGAVFISIAGLYILLNADFVSAAQILIYVGAVNVLILFAIMLVNKTEDFKPLPRRWIRKVSTAFVSLALFTLLATMVLQTNWPVDMALTPPASSVETIGIHFFTDYLLPFELASILLLMALVGAVVLARRETIIGEETAIVGEEPAPVLELPERPKEPVA
- a CDS encoding DUF3288 family protein, which encodes MPPENSLKDQRHPQQDRDRNTLNRLLREEPNALNWAELARLRIRYAGFPGSRDIQKDLDKLLENGMSPKTNF
- the bamE gene encoding outer membrane protein assembly factor BamE; its protein translation is MGNNRLSLWHFVTFTALFPSQRATMTQHNRLTYLGSLMFASLLLISCQNKELVTQEQYKQLQLNMSYEDVKKIMGSPGKVKKFPGQPSTETTYVWQQKDSSYRILVTLKDGKVGSLVDIK
- the sixA gene encoding phosphohistidine phosphatase SixA, with translation MAQPLKLYLIRHGIAEERQPHLPDPQRALTAKGRQKTQKVAQRLQELGLQFDDLQTSSLVRAYQTAEILQHQGLVTTIHISDLLRPDGNWQEWLQWLQNWRNQGLTRLALVGHEPNLSTWAEILVWGQPRRQLVLKKAGMIGLLLPEHHNPVGQSTLFWLTAPKLLF